A genomic segment from Myxococcota bacterium encodes:
- a CDS encoding MarR family transcriptional regulator translates to MTGVSHVIRHLIAVSAALRVAITEGLVERGHRLTPSVTELVPNLPAEGLGMSALAERAGVSVQRAGQLVAQLEADGYVERVADPADGRARRVVYTRRGRKLLTDIDALLDEATDQLVGILGKARYERLLRDLADLDAALADSERGLRMSGR, encoded by the coding sequence GTGACCGGAGTCTCTCACGTCATCCGCCACCTGATCGCGGTTTCCGCCGCCCTGCGCGTCGCGATCACGGAGGGGCTCGTCGAGCGCGGGCACCGGCTCACGCCCTCGGTCACGGAGCTCGTTCCGAACCTGCCGGCCGAAGGCCTCGGCATGTCGGCGCTCGCGGAGCGGGCGGGCGTGAGCGTGCAGCGGGCCGGCCAGCTCGTCGCCCAGCTCGAGGCCGACGGCTACGTCGAGCGCGTTGCCGACCCGGCCGACGGCCGCGCGCGGCGCGTCGTGTACACGCGGCGCGGGAGGAAGCTGCTCACCGACATCGACGCGCTGCTCGACGAGGCGACCGACCAGCTCGTCGGCATCCTGGGGAAGGCGCGCTACGAGCGTCTGCTGCGCGACCTCGCCGACCTCGACGCCGCGCTCGCCGACTCGGAGCGCGGCCTGCGGATGTCGGGGCGGTAG